The Streptomyces pactum genome contains a region encoding:
- the crcB gene encoding fluoride efflux transporter CrcB encodes MNWLLVVVGGMVGAPLRYLTDRAVQSRHGSVFPWGTFTVNAVGCLVLGLLSGAALAGAAGSDLRLLLGTGLCGALTTYSTFSYETLRLTETGARLLAAVNVAASVAAGLGAAFAGVTLADALRA; translated from the coding sequence GTGAACTGGCTGCTGGTCGTCGTGGGCGGCATGGTGGGCGCCCCGCTCCGCTACCTCACCGACCGAGCGGTGCAGTCCCGGCACGGTTCGGTCTTTCCCTGGGGCACCTTCACGGTGAACGCCGTCGGCTGTCTGGTCCTCGGCCTGCTGTCCGGCGCGGCACTCGCGGGGGCCGCGGGCTCCGACCTGCGGCTACTGCTCGGGACCGGGCTGTGCGGTGCCCTCACGACGTACTCGACCTTCTCCTACGAGACGCTCCGGCTGACCGAGACCGGAGCCCGCCTCCTGGCCGCCGTGAACGTGGCGGCGAGCGTGGCGGCCGGTCTGGGGGCGGCGTTCGCGGGGGTGACACTGGCCGACGCGCTCCGGGCCTGA
- a CDS encoding DUF190 domain-containing protein — translation MTRLTGAALRVTVFVGENDTWHHRPLYSEIVHRAHAAGLAGASVFRGVEGFGASSLIHTTRLLSLSEDLPVAVVIVDTEERVRDFLPRLDELVTEGLVILDDCEVIRYVGRSGTTAGTGEPETKGKRPS, via the coding sequence ATGACGAGGCTGACCGGCGCAGCTCTGCGCGTCACCGTCTTCGTCGGCGAGAACGACACCTGGCACCATCGCCCCCTGTACTCGGAGATCGTCCACCGGGCCCACGCGGCGGGCCTCGCGGGCGCCAGCGTCTTCCGCGGCGTCGAGGGCTTCGGTGCCTCCTCGCTGATCCACACCACCCGGCTGCTGTCCCTGAGCGAGGACCTGCCGGTGGCCGTCGTCATCGTCGACACGGAGGAGCGGGTACGGGACTTCCTGCCGCGGCTCGACGAACTCGTCACCGAGGGCCTGGTCATCCTCGACGACTGCGAGGTCATCAGATACGTCGGCCGGAGCGGGACAACCGCCGGGACCGGCGAACCGGAGACGAAGGGCAAGAGGCCGTCGTGA